One genomic window of Streptomyces sp. WP-1 includes the following:
- a CDS encoding TetR family transcriptional regulator, which produces MGRWEPNTRERLAKAALDLYGERGFEQTTVAEIARSAGLTERTFFRHYADKREVLFSGAVELEQLLAKAVADAPPSAAPIEAVAAGLDAMCAVFEERRDFARKRQAVISATAELRERELIKLASLATALTDTLRGRGVPLSVAGLTAETGVAVFKVAFERWITADETRPLARLARESLDELRAVVMGGNTSMSEV; this is translated from the coding sequence ATGGGCAGATGGGAGCCGAACACGCGCGAGCGCCTGGCGAAGGCGGCGTTGGACCTGTACGGCGAGCGCGGGTTCGAGCAGACCACCGTGGCGGAGATCGCCAGGAGCGCGGGACTCACCGAGCGCACGTTCTTCCGGCACTACGCCGACAAGCGCGAGGTGCTCTTCTCCGGCGCCGTCGAACTCGAGCAGCTGCTGGCGAAGGCGGTCGCCGACGCCCCGCCGTCCGCCGCGCCGATCGAGGCGGTGGCGGCGGGCCTGGACGCGATGTGCGCGGTGTTCGAGGAGCGGCGCGACTTCGCGCGCAAGCGCCAGGCCGTGATCTCGGCGACCGCGGAACTGCGGGAACGCGAACTGATCAAACTCGCCTCCCTGGCCACCGCCCTCACCGACACGCTCCGTGGCCGAGGTGTCCCGCTTTCCGTGGCCGGCCTCACCGCCGAGACCGGCGTCGCCGTCTTCAAGGTGGCCTTCGAGCGCTGGATCACCGCCGACGAGACGCGTCCGCTGGCCCGGCTCGCGCGGGAATCGCTCGACGAGCTCAGGGCCGTCGTCATGGGCGGGAACACTTCGATGAGTGAGGTGTGA